In Cryptomeria japonica chromosome 10, Sugi_1.0, whole genome shotgun sequence, a genomic segment contains:
- the LOC131029346 gene encoding E3 ubiquitin-protein ligase KEG isoform X1, whose amino-acid sequence MSSHTGSSSPSKSTFEYELLEGDAENLKTVAAPPIQSNPWIDPGALRITHRIGRGPFGDIWIATLHYTEGYDEPQEVAVKMLKFMSEEQVQPFMAKFQNVFYKCREKQHVCWPYGLSLKQEKICIVMKLYEGSVGDKMAQLKGDRLPLSDILRYGTDVAQGVLELHSQGILVLNLKPFNLLLDEHDQAVLGDFGIPMLLQGIPLSSSDLTLRLGTPNYMAPEQWEADVKGPVSWETDCWGFGCSIVEMFTGIRPWYGRSAEEIYAAVVIRHEKPKVPSGLPCAIESILKGCFEYDFRNRPSFADILFALKNSPNAIFGDSGWICARDKSELKGNDVQNCNWLFLKDKLQVGDYVRSRKIANLKQTKDMSIVEGTIVGMDSDMYVLVRVHGLHDPMRMHSSHLERVSLGFGAGDWVRLHGSHLQNSGSGEKQSPVGILHSISRDGKVEVAFLGLETLLTGHCSELQMSESFSVGEFVRVKLGISSPRFQWPHQKNGWDTGRIEWIFPNGCLMVKFPGRLFGNVPCLADPAEVELVQFKNCVGIVKKYHHLESVHWAVRPVIVTLGFLTVLKLGMFVGCIGSKARRRKIKQSSQQPLDAQTTGQDPHNSGNAPWLPPSVANIFSKKGLLLHDS is encoded by the exons ATGAGCAGCCATACTGGTAGTTCATCTCCATCCAAATCCACTTTTGAATATGAGTTGTTGGAAGGAGATGCTGAAAACCTTAAGACTGTTGCAGCACCACCCATCCAATCTAATCCCTGGATTGACCCTGGAGCCTTAAGGATTACTCATAGAATTGGCAGGGGTCCATTTGGTGATATATGGATTGCAACTCTTCATTATACAGAGGGTTATGATGAACCGCAAGAAGTGGCCGTTAAAATGTTAAAGTTCATGAGCGAAGAACAAGTTCAGCCTTTCATGGCGAAATTTCAGAATGTGTTTTACAAGTGTCGGGAAAAACAACATGTCTGTTGGCCATATGGTCTATCTCTAAAACAGGAGAAG ATCTGTATAGTTATGAAGCTTTATGAAGGCTCTGTGGGAGACAAAATGGCTCAACTCAAAGGAGACCGACTTCCCTTATCAGATATCTTAAG GTATGGCACTGATGTGGCACAAGGTGTGTTAGAGCTTCATTCTCAAGGGATCCTGGTTCTTAATCTTAAACCTTTCAATTTACTTCTTGATGAACATGACCAAGCAGTTCTAGGAGACTTTGGTATTCCAATGCTACTTCAGGGAATTCCATTGTCAAGTTCTGATTTAACACTAAGACTGGGCACACCAAATTATATGGCACCAGAGCAATGGGAGGCAGATGTAAAAGGTCCAGTTTCATGGGAAACAGATTGCTGGGGATTTGGGTGTAGCATTGTAGAAATGTTTACAGGAATCAGGCCTTGGTATGGGAGATCAGCAGAGGAAATTTATGCTGCAGTAGTTATCAGGCACGAAAAGCCAAAAGTTCCGAGCGGATTGCCTTGTGCTATTGAAAGTATTCTCAAAGGTTGCTTTGAGTATGATTTTCGGAATCGACCATCATTTGCAGACATACTCTTTGCTTTAAAAAA CAGCCCGAATGCAATATTTGGTGATAGTGGATGGATTTGTGCTAGAGACAAGAGTGAATTGAAAGGAAATGATGTTCAGAACTGCAACTGGCTATTTTTAAAGGACAAGCTTCAAGTTGGGGATTATGTGCGGTCAAGAAAGATTGCCAATTTGAAACAAACGAAGGACATGAGTATTGTGGAGGGGACGATAGTTGGAATGGATAGTGATATGTATGTGCTTGTAAGGGTGCATGGCTTGCATGACCCTATGAGGATGCATTCCAGTCATCTAGAGAGAGTTTCTCTAGGCTTTGGTGCAGGAGATTGGGTTCGGTTACATGGATCACATTTGCAGAATTCAGGATCTGGGGAAAAACAATCTCCTGTTGGTATTTTACACTCGATAAGCCGTGATGGGAAAGTTGAAGTGGCTTTTCTAGGGCTTGAGACACTTTTGACAGGACACTGTTCTGAACTTCAGATGTCTGAATCATTTTCTGTTGGAGAATTTGTGAGGGTTAAACTTGGTATTAGTTCTCCGAGGTTTCAGTGGCCTCACCAAAAAAATGGCTGGGACACAGGTAGGATTGAATGGATTTTTCCAAATGGGTGTCTTATGGTGAAGTTTCCAGGCCGTCTTTTTGGAAATGTGCCTTGCTTGGCAGATCCAGCTGAGGTAGAGCTTGTACAATTCAAGAACTGTGTTGGCATAGTGAAAAAATATCATCATCTCGAATCTGTGCACTGGGCAGTGCGCCCTGTGATTGTTACTTTGGGTTTCTTGACTGTTTTGAAACTTGGAATGTTTGTGGGTTGTATTGGTTCCAAAGCAAGGAGAAGAAAGATAAAACAGAGTAGTCAGCAGCCTTTGGATGCCCAAACTACAGGACAAGATCCTCATAATTCTGGTAATGCTCCTTGGCTTCCACCTTCAGTGGCTAATATTTTTTCAAAGAAGGGTTTACTCCTTCACGATAGCTAA